A single region of the Bdellovibrio bacteriovorus genome encodes:
- a CDS encoding DUF1697 domain-containing protein, which translates to MGYYVVFLRAVTPTGKNKVPMAELRKLLEQNKFSDVRTYIASGNVILKTSLGAREVEKTVRALIKKNFGGDLDTFALTPDELALVLKGSPFKKPDGKTHYYTLLSDVPSASAQKAFSEIDFSPDKIVLKKKVVYAEYRTLISESKFNNNYFEKKLSVRATTRNFNTMSKLLEMARELVG; encoded by the coding sequence ATGGGATATTACGTAGTCTTTTTACGAGCGGTGACTCCTACCGGGAAAAATAAAGTTCCTATGGCGGAGCTTCGCAAGCTTCTTGAGCAGAATAAGTTTTCTGATGTTCGAACTTATATTGCTAGTGGGAATGTCATTCTTAAGACCTCTTTGGGTGCTCGTGAAGTTGAGAAAACGGTTCGGGCTCTTATCAAAAAGAATTTTGGTGGGGATTTGGATACTTTTGCTCTGACTCCTGACGAGTTGGCGCTGGTTCTTAAGGGCAGTCCTTTTAAAAAGCCGGATGGAAAGACTCACTACTATACTTTGCTTTCGGATGTGCCTAGTGCTTCGGCTCAGAAAGCGTTTTCTGAAATTGATTTCTCTCCAGATAAGATCGTGCTTAAGAAAAAAGTGGTCTATGCGGAGTATCGCACTCTGATCAGTGAATCTAAATTTAATAACAACTATTTCGAAAAGAAACTTTCGGTGCGGGCGACGACTCGGAATTTTAATACGATGTCGAAGCTTCTTGAAATGGCGCGCGAGTTGGTTGGATAG